CCAGACTGGCGAACGAACTTGCCCTCGGCCTCGACCTTGCTGCGGATCGCCTCACGGTAGGCAACCTGCGGTGCACCGACATTGGCCTCGACCTTGAATTCGCGACGCATGCGGTCGACGATGATATCCAGGTGCAACTCGCCCATCCCGGAGATGATGGTCTGACCGGACTCCTCGTCGGTGCGCACGCGGAAGGACGGATCTTCCTGCGCCAGCTTCTGCAGGGCGATACCCATCTTTTCCTGGTCGCTCTTGGTCTTCGGCTCCACGGCGACGGAAATCACCGGCTCCGGGAACTCCATGCGCTCCAGGGTAATGATGTTGTTGAGATCGCAAAGGGTGTCACCCGTGGTGACATCCTTCAGGCCGACGCAGGCGGCGATATCGCCGGCACGCACTTCCTTGATCTCCTCACGGGAGTTGGAATGCATCTGCAGGATACGGCCGATACGCTCTTTCTTGCCCTTGACCGGGTTGTAGACGGTATCACCCGCCTGCAGCACGCCGGAATAGACGCGGATGAAGGTCAGGGTACCGACGAACGGGTCGGTCATGATCTTGAAGGCCAGGGCGGCAAAAGGCTCGTCATCGCTGGCCTTGCGCAGTGCCTCGGTCTCGTCGGCGTCGTCGAGCACACCCTTGATCGCCTCGACGTCGGTCGGGGCCGGCATGTAGTACACGACGTTGTCGAGCATGGCCTGCACGCCCTTGTTCTTGAACGCGGAACCGCACATGGCGGGCACGATCTCGCCGGCCAGGGTACGGGCGCGCAGACCCTTGCGGATCTCCTCTTCGGACAGATCACCGCCCTCGAGATACTTTTCCATCAGCTCTTCGTTGGCCTCGGCAGCAGCCTCGACCATGTGCTCGCGCCACTCCTGGCACTCATCAGCCATCTCGGCGGGAATATCACGGGCCTCGTAGGTCATGCCCATGTCTTCCTCGTTCCAGTAGATGGCCTTCATGCGCACCAGGTCGACCACGCCGGCGAAGTTCTCTTCGGCGCCGATCGGCAGCTGCACCGGCACCGGATTGGCACCGAGACGGGTCTTGATCTGCTTGACCACGCGCAGGAAGTTGGCGCCGGAGCGGTCCATCTTGTTGACGAAGGCCATGCGCGGCACGTTGTACTTGTTGGCCTGGCGCCAGACCGTCTCGGACTGCGGCTCCACGCCACCAACCGCACAGAACACGGCACAGGCACCGTCGAGCACGCGCAGCGAGCGCTCCACCTCGATGGTGAAGTCGACGTGACCGGGCGTATCGATGATGTTGACGCGATACTGCGGGAACTGCTTGTCCATCCCCTGCCAGAAACTGGTGGTGGCAGCAGAGGTAATGGTGATACCACGCTCCTGCTCCTGCTCCATCCAGTCCATCGTGGCCGCACCGTCATGCACCTCGCCGATCTTGTGCGACAGGCCGGTGTAGAAGAGGATGCGCTCGGTCGTAGTGGTCTTACCGGCATCGATGTGGGCCATGATGCCGATATTGCGATAGCGCTCAAGCGGTGTCTTGCGTGCCACGTGGGACTCCTAGAAAAAATACCTTACCAACGGAAGTGCGAGAAGGCCTTGTTGGCCTCAGCCATGCGATGCACGTCTTCGCGCTTCTTCACGGCTGCGCCCTTGCTCTCGGCAGCATCCATCAGCTCGCCAGCCAGCTTCAGGGCCATGCCCTTCTCGCCACGCTTGCGGGCAGATTCAACCAACCAGCGCATGGCCAGGGCGTTCTGACGACCTGCACGAACCTCGACCGGGACCTGGTAGGTCGCGCCACCGACGCGGCGGGACTTGACCTCGACCATGGGACGGACGTTGTCCAGGGCCTGATCCAGCACCTCCAGACCATCACCACCCTTCTTGGCGGAGATCTGGTCCAGCGCACCATAGACCATGCGCTCGGCAGTGGACTTCTTGCCGTCACGCATGACGGTATTGATGAACTTGGCCAGCACTTCACTTCCGAACTTGGGGTCCGGCAGAATGACGCGCTTCGGAACTTCTCTTCTTCTCGGCATAGCTCTTACTCAGCTAGATCCTGAAATTAACCCTTCGGGCGCTTGGTGCCGTACTTGGAACGGCCCTGCTTGCGGTTCTGGACACCCTGCGTATCAAGGCTGCCGCGAACGGTGTGATAACGCACACCCGGCAAATCCTTCACACGACCGCCACGAATCAGGACCACAGAGTGCTCCTGCAGGTTGTGGCCTTCACCACCAATGTAACTGGATACTTCATAGCCATTGGTCAGACGCACACGCGCAACCTTACGCATAGCGGAGTTCGGCTTCTTCGGCGTCGTGGTATAGACGCGCGTGCAAACCCCACGCTTCTGCGGACAGGCCTCAAGAGCCGGAACGGTACTCTTTTCCTTCTTGCTCTTGCGCGGCTTGCGAACCAACTGGTTGATAGTCGCCATACAAACGTTTCTCCAACCCTAAAAACGGACGTCAGGCCCCGGCAGGGGCCTGACGACGGACGCGAAAGTTTAGAGAGTCCCCGCCCCCCTGTCAAGCAGGGTGACGGGACACCCCCGGTTATTCGGCCGAGTCGTCGCCGCTGGCGGCTTCGGTCTCGACTTCTGCTTCGACCACCTCGCTGCTGCCCGGCAGGTCGAGCTCGAGTTCGAGCCCGGCGCGCTGGCGGCGGCGGTGTTCGTGGTAGGCCAGCCCGGTACCTGCCGGGATCAGGCGACCCACGATGACGTTCTCCTTCAGACCGCGCAGATCGTCGCGGGCGCCACGGGTGGCGGCCTCGGTGAGCACGCGGGTGGTCTCCTGGAAGGAGGCCGCGGAGATGAACGATTCGGTGACCAGCGAGGCCTTGGTGATGCCGAGCAGGACCGCCTCGAACCGGGCGGGCTCCTTGTCGGCAGCCATCAGGACCTCGTTTTCCTCCAGCACGCGGGCCCGGTCGACCTGCTCGCCACGGAGGAACTTGCTGTCGCCCGGATCGGTGATGTCGACCTTGCGCATCATCTGGCGAATGATCACCTCGATGTGCTTGTCGTTGATCTTCACACCCTGCAGGCGATAGACGTCCTGGATCTCCTTGACCAGGTACTCGGCCAGCACGGTCGGGCCCAGCAGGCGCAGGATGTCATGCGGTGCCGGCTCCCCGTCGACGAGGTACTCGCCCTTGTCCACGTGCTCACCCTCGAACACGTTGACGTGGCGCCACTTCGGAATCAGCTCCTCGTGGGTCTCACCGTCGTCCCCGGTGATGACCAGGCGCTGCTTGCCCTTGGTCTCCTTGCCAAAGGAGATGGTGCCGGAGATTTCGGCCAGGATAGCCGGTTCCTTCGGCTTGCGGGCCTCGAACAGGTCGGCGACGCGCGGCAGACCACCGGTGATATCGCGGGTCTTGGAGGACTCCTGCGGGATGCGGGCAACCACGTCGCCCACTTCCACGTCAGCCCCGTCCTCCAGGGCCACGATGGCGCCCGGGGGCAGCGGATAGACCGCCGGGATCTCGGTACCGGCCAGGCACAGGTCCTTGCCCTTGGCATCGACCAGCTTGACCATCGGACGCAGGTCCTTGCCGGCGGAGCCACGGGACTTCGGATCGGTGATGACCGTGGAGGACAGGCCGGTGATGTCGTCGGTCTGCTTGTTGACGGTGACGCCGTCGACGAAGTCGAACAGCTGGGCGCGACCCGCCACCTCGGTGATGATCGGGTGGGTGTGCGGATCCCAGGTGGCCACTTCCTGGCCGGCTTCCATCATGTCGCCTTCGTTGACGGTGATGACCGCGCCATAGGGCACCTTGTAGCGCTCCTTCTCGCGACCATGCTCGTCGATCACACCGAGCTCGCCGGAGCGGGACACGGCCACCAGGTTGCCATGACGGTTGGTCACGGTCTTGATGTTGTGCAGACGCGCGGTACCGGCGGACTTCACCTGGATGCTGCTGGCGGCCGCCGAACGGCTCGCCGCACCACCGATATGGAAGGTACGCATGGTGAGCTGGGTGCCCGGCTCGCCGATGGACTGGGCGGCAATGACGCCCACCGCCTCACCATGGCCGACCAGGTGGCCACGGGCCAGGTCGCGGCCGTAGCACATGGCGCAGCCACCATGATGGTTTTCGCAGGTGATGACGGAACGCACGCGTACTTCGTCGATGCCGGCCGCCTCGAGGATCTCGACCTGCTTCTCGTCCAGCATGGTGCCGGCCGGCACCACCACCTCGTCACTGCCCGGACGGCAGACGTCGGTCGCGGTCACTCGACCCAGCACGCGCTCGCGCAGGGCCTCGACCACGTCGCCGCCCTCGATGATCGGCGTCATCAGGATGCCGTTGGTCGTGCCGCAGTCCACGTCGGTGATGACCATGTCCTGGGCCACGTCCACCAGGCGGCGAGTCAGATAGCCCGAGTTCGCGGTCTTGAGCGCGGTATCAGCCAGACCCTTACGGGCGCCGTGGGTGGAGATGAAGTACTGCAGGACGTTCAGACCCTCGCGGAAGTTCGCGGTGATCGGCGTCTCGATGATGGAGCCGTCCGGCTTGGCCATCAGGCCGCGCATACCAGCGAGCTGACGGATCTGGGCGGCACTGCCTCGCGCACCGGAGTCGGCCATCATGAAGATGGAGTTGAACGACGGCTGCTTGGTGACGTTGCCTTCGGCATCGACCACCTCGTCCTTGCCGAGCTTCTCCATCATGGCCTTGGCCACCTGGTCGTTGGTGTGCGACCAGATGTCGATGACCTTGTTGTAACGCTCACCCTTGGTGACCAGACCGGAGGCGTACTGGTCCTCGATCTCCTTCACCTCGGACTCGGCGCGAGCCAGGATGGCATCCTTCTCGTCCGGAATGACCATGTCTTCCATGCCGAAGGAGGTGCCGGAACGGGTGGCGTAGCGGAAGCCCGCATACATGAGCTGGTCGGCGAAGATGACCGTCGCCTTCAGGCCCAGGTTGCGATAGCAGGCGTTGATCATGCGCGAAATGGCCTTCTTGCCCATCGCCTGGTTGACCAGTTCGAAGGGCATGCCCTCGGGCACGATCTCCCACAGCATGGCGCGGCCGGCCGTGGTGTCGACGATATGGGTCTTCGACTCGCGATTGCCCTCCTCGTCGACGATCACCTCGGTGAGGCGCACCTTGATACGGGCGTGCAGCTCGACGTGACCGTTCTCGTAGGCGCGGCGCACCTCGTTCACGTCGGCGAACACCATGCCCTCACCCTTCGCGTTGATGCGGTCGCGGGTGATGTAGTAAAGCCCCAGCACGATATCCTGCGACGGCACGATGATCGGTTCACCGTTGGCCGGGGAGAGGATGTTGTTGGTCGACATCATCAGGGCGCGGGCTTCCAGCTGCGCCTCGATGGACAGCGGCACGTGCACGGCCATCTGGTCGCCGTCGAAGTCGGCGTTGAAGGCGGCGCAGACCAGCGGATGCAGCTGGATGGCCTTGCCCTCGATCAGCACCGGCTCGAAGGCCTGGATGCCCAGACGATGCAGGGTCGGCGCACGGTTGAGCATCACGGGATGCTCGCGGATCACCTCTTCCAGGATGTCCCAGACTTCCGGCCCTTCACGCTCGACCAGCTTCTTGGCGGCCTTGATGGTGGTGGCCAGGCCGCGACGGTGCAGCTTGCCGAAGATGAACGGCTTGAACAGTTCCAGCGCCATCTTCTTGGGCAGACCGCACTGGTGCAGACGCAGGGTCGGACCGACAACGATGACCGAACGGCCGGAGTAGTCGACGCGCTTGCCCAGCAGGTTCTGGCGGAAGCGGCCCTGCTTGCCCTTGATCATGTCGGCCAGGGACTTCAGCGGGCGCTTGTTGGAACCGGTGATGGCACGGCCACGACGGCCGTTGTCCAGCAGCGCATCCACGGACTCCTGCAGCATGCGCTTTTCGTTGCGCACGATGATGTCCGGGGCGTTGAGCTCCAGCAGGCGCTTGAGGCGGTTGTTGCGGTTGATCACGCGACGGTACAGATCGTTGAGATCCGAGGTCGCGAAGCGGCCGCCGTCGAGCGGGACCAGCGGGCGCAGGTCCGGCGGCAGCACCGGCAGCACCGTCATGATCATCCACTCCGGGTTGTTGCCGGACTCGACGAAGGATTCGATCAGCTTGAGGCGCTTGGACAGGCGCTTGAGCTTGGTCTCGGAATTGGTCTCGCCGATCTCCTCGCGCAGGCGCTGGGCCTCGGCCGGCATGTCGATGCTGCGCAGCAGGCCGAGCACGGCTTCGGCACCCATGCGGGCATCGAATTCGTCACCATGCTCCTCGATGGCTTCCAGATAGGCCTCGTCGGACAGAAGCTGACCGCGCTCGAGCGTGGTCATGCCCGGATCGACGACCACGAAGGCCTCGAAGTAGAGCACGCGCTCGATGTCGCGCAGGGTCATGTCCAGCAGCAGGCCGATGCGGGAGGGCAGCGACTTGAGGAACCAGATGTGCGCGACCGGCGAGGCCAGCTCGATGTGACCCATGCGCTCGCGGCGCACCTTGGTCTGGGTGACCTCGACGCCGCACTTCTCGCAGACCACTCCACGGTGCTTGAGGCGCTTGTACTTGCCGCACAGGCACTCGTAATCCTTGATCGGCCCGAAGATCTTGGCGCAGAACAGACCGTCGCGCTCCGGCTTGAAGGTCCGGTAGTTGATGGTCTCGGGCTTCTTGACCTCACCGTAGGACCAGGAGCGGATCATCTCCGGCGAGGACAGACCGATGCGAATGGCATCGAAGTCTTCCGTCTGACCCTGCTGCTTCAAGAGATTCAGTAAATCTTTCATCGTCTCTCCCGCCTCAGACTGACACTGAGTGTGCTAATGGAGGACCGAGGCACTCGCCTCAGTCCTGCTCCAGTTCGATATTGATACCCAGCGAGCGGATTTCCTTCATCAATACGTTGAAGGACTCCGGCATGTTCGCCTCCATCCGGTGGTCGCCGTCCACGATGTTCTTGTACATCTTGTTACGGCCGGCCACGTCGTCGGACTTCACGGTGAGCATTTCCTGCAGGGTGTAGG
This region of Chromatiales bacterium genomic DNA includes:
- the rpoC gene encoding DNA-directed RNA polymerase subunit beta', which gives rise to MKDLLNLLKQQGQTEDFDAIRIGLSSPEMIRSWSYGEVKKPETINYRTFKPERDGLFCAKIFGPIKDYECLCGKYKRLKHRGVVCEKCGVEVTQTKVRRERMGHIELASPVAHIWFLKSLPSRIGLLLDMTLRDIERVLYFEAFVVVDPGMTTLERGQLLSDEAYLEAIEEHGDEFDARMGAEAVLGLLRSIDMPAEAQRLREEIGETNSETKLKRLSKRLKLIESFVESGNNPEWMIMTVLPVLPPDLRPLVPLDGGRFATSDLNDLYRRVINRNNRLKRLLELNAPDIIVRNEKRMLQESVDALLDNGRRGRAITGSNKRPLKSLADMIKGKQGRFRQNLLGKRVDYSGRSVIVVGPTLRLHQCGLPKKMALELFKPFIFGKLHRRGLATTIKAAKKLVEREGPEVWDILEEVIREHPVMLNRAPTLHRLGIQAFEPVLIEGKAIQLHPLVCAAFNADFDGDQMAVHVPLSIEAQLEARALMMSTNNILSPANGEPIIVPSQDIVLGLYYITRDRINAKGEGMVFADVNEVRRAYENGHVELHARIKVRLTEVIVDEEGNRESKTHIVDTTAGRAMLWEIVPEGMPFELVNQAMGKKAISRMINACYRNLGLKATVIFADQLMYAGFRYATRSGTSFGMEDMVIPDEKDAILARAESEVKEIEDQYASGLVTKGERYNKVIDIWSHTNDQVAKAMMEKLGKDEVVDAEGNVTKQPSFNSIFMMADSGARGSAAQIRQLAGMRGLMAKPDGSIIETPITANFREGLNVLQYFISTHGARKGLADTALKTANSGYLTRRLVDVAQDMVITDVDCGTTNGILMTPIIEGGDVVEALRERVLGRVTATDVCRPGSDEVVVPAGTMLDEKQVEILEAAGIDEVRVRSVITCENHHGGCAMCYGRDLARGHLVGHGEAVGVIAAQSIGEPGTQLTMRTFHIGGAASRSAAASSIQVKSAGTARLHNIKTVTNRHGNLVAVSRSGELGVIDEHGREKERYKVPYGAVITVNEGDMMEAGQEVATWDPHTHPIITEVAGRAQLFDFVDGVTVNKQTDDITGLSSTVITDPKSRGSAGKDLRPMVKLVDAKGKDLCLAGTEIPAVYPLPPGAIVALEDGADVEVGDVVARIPQESSKTRDITGGLPRVADLFEARKPKEPAILAEISGTISFGKETKGKQRLVITGDDGETHEELIPKWRHVNVFEGEHVDKGEYLVDGEPAPHDILRLLGPTVLAEYLVKEIQDVYRLQGVKINDKHIEVIIRQMMRKVDITDPGDSKFLRGEQVDRARVLEENEVLMAADKEPARFEAVLLGITKASLVTESFISAASFQETTRVLTEAATRGARDDLRGLKENVIVGRLIPAGTGLAYHEHRRRQRAGLELELDLPGSSEVVEAEVETEAASGDDSAE
- the rpsG gene encoding 30S ribosomal protein S7, which codes for MPRRREVPKRVILPDPKFGSEVLAKFINTVMRDGKKSTAERMVYGALDQISAKKGGDGLEVLDQALDNVRPMVEVKSRRVGGATYQVPVEVRAGRQNALAMRWLVESARKRGEKGMALKLAGELMDAAESKGAAVKKREDVHRMAEANKAFSHFRW
- the rpsL gene encoding 30S ribosomal protein S12, whose amino-acid sequence is MATINQLVRKPRKSKKEKSTVPALEACPQKRGVCTRVYTTTPKKPNSAMRKVARVRLTNGYEVSSYIGGEGHNLQEHSVVLIRGGRVKDLPGVRYHTVRGSLDTQGVQNRKQGRSKYGTKRPKG
- the fusA gene encoding elongation factor G, with product MARKTPLERYRNIGIMAHIDAGKTTTTERILFYTGLSHKIGEVHDGAATMDWMEQEQERGITITSAATTSFWQGMDKQFPQYRVNIIDTPGHVDFTIEVERSLRVLDGACAVFCAVGGVEPQSETVWRQANKYNVPRMAFVNKMDRSGANFLRVVKQIKTRLGANPVPVQLPIGAEENFAGVVDLVRMKAIYWNEEDMGMTYEARDIPAEMADECQEWREHMVEAAAEANEELMEKYLEGGDLSEEEIRKGLRARTLAGEIVPAMCGSAFKNKGVQAMLDNVVYYMPAPTDVEAIKGVLDDADETEALRKASDDEPFAALAFKIMTDPFVGTLTFIRVYSGVLQAGDTVYNPVKGKKERIGRILQMHSNSREEIKEVRAGDIAACVGLKDVTTGDTLCDLNNIITLERMEFPEPVISVAVEPKTKSDQEKMGIALQKLAQEDPSFRVRTDEESGQTIISGMGELHLDIIVDRMRREFKVEANVGAPQVAYREAIRSKVEAEGKFVRQSGGRGQYGHVWLRLEPLEGEEYEFENAIVGGVVPREYIPAVDKGIQEQMANGILAGFPIIGLKATLFDGSYHDVDSNEQAFKIAGSMALKAGFAKANPVLLEPIMKVEVVTPEDYMGDVMGDLNRRRGLVQGMEDGVSGKVIRAEVPLAEMFGYATDLRSATQGRATYSMEFAKYADAPANIAEAVIKKAS